From Paraburkholderia fungorum, the proteins below share one genomic window:
- the gcvA gene encoding transcriptional regulator GcvA, translated as MKRTLPPLNALRAFEAAGRLGSFKEAAAELHVTHGAVSQHVRLLEDWLGAPLFERHNRRVALTPAARAYLAEIGPLFERLSQATGKYGSPDAVSRTLSVNAPASFTLRWLIPRLANFRAEHADVDIHVETSNQHLESLKGSYDLIVRGGPDTFYGYSMRPFLSEERLPVCSPALLQRLPLRTPDDLRHHTLLHTASLPRLWPDWLASVSIPALRPAATLTFDHFYLTLQAAIDGIGVAMGPTALAADDLASGRLVAPFAGPRLQTRSYCTYVPDGKSADELVAQFRSWLEHEGMRSQINAALPEDL; from the coding sequence ATGAAACGGACTCTACCCCCGCTCAATGCGTTGCGCGCCTTCGAGGCCGCCGGCCGGCTCGGCAGCTTCAAGGAAGCCGCCGCCGAATTGCACGTGACTCACGGCGCGGTGAGCCAACATGTGCGTCTGCTGGAAGATTGGCTCGGCGCGCCGCTGTTCGAGCGCCATAACCGGCGGGTGGCGCTGACGCCGGCAGCGCGGGCGTATCTGGCGGAAATCGGGCCGCTTTTCGAGCGGCTCTCGCAGGCAACCGGCAAATACGGCTCCCCGGACGCGGTTTCGCGCACGCTCTCGGTGAATGCGCCTGCCAGCTTCACGTTGCGCTGGCTGATCCCGCGACTGGCGAATTTCCGCGCAGAGCATGCCGATGTGGACATCCACGTGGAGACGTCGAACCAGCATCTGGAAAGTTTGAAAGGGAGCTACGACCTGATCGTCCGCGGTGGCCCGGATACGTTTTATGGCTACTCGATGCGGCCGTTTCTGTCCGAAGAAAGGCTGCCGGTCTGCAGCCCCGCGCTCCTGCAGCGATTGCCGTTGCGCACACCGGACGATCTGCGGCACCACACGTTGCTACATACGGCGAGCCTGCCGCGACTTTGGCCTGACTGGCTGGCGAGCGTCTCGATCCCCGCACTCAGGCCTGCTGCCACGTTGACCTTCGATCACTTTTATCTGACGCTGCAAGCCGCGATCGACGGAATCGGCGTTGCGATGGGACCGACCGCGCTTGCCGCCGACGATCTCGCCTCTGGCCGGCTCGTCGCGCCGTTCGCCGGTCCTCGCCTGCAGACGCGGAGTTACTGCACTTACGTTCCAGACGGAAAATCCGCTGATGAACTGGTCGCACAGTTCCGTTCATGGCTCGAACACGAAGGCATGCGCTCGCAAATCAATGCGGCGCTTCCTGAAGACTTGTAG
- a CDS encoding DUF3562 domain-containing protein produces MSQPEPDIDEVVRSIAEETDTPAETVSRMYADTLATYRHEARVFDYVPLFAAKKVRNQLRHTVNRKH; encoded by the coding sequence ATGTCGCAGCCTGAACCCGATATAGACGAAGTCGTCAGAAGCATCGCTGAAGAAACGGATACGCCCGCGGAAACGGTGTCGCGCATGTACGCGGACACGTTGGCCACTTATCGGCACGAAGCGCGCGTATTCGATTACGTGCCGCTGTTCGCGGCGAAAAAAGTTCGCAACCAACTTCGTCATACGGTGAATCGCAAGCACTGA
- a CDS encoding NAD(P)/FAD-dependent oxidoreductase, translating to MRVTIVGAGIAGLSTAWSLIKLGHHITLIEQGSIPNPLAASGDRHRMIRRAYGDADGYARTIAEAFDSWDLLWNDLGVSHYANCGVLGISQYPGDGAEQFRIGLDRMGFDYERLDAREAAARYPFLDPGTFRYAYLDQDGGALFSERIARDVKAWLKMRGADIRMNTKALAVDPHAATAQLDDDTIVRGDRLVVTAGAWTLRLFPALAGKLTTYRNAVAYMEPPADLEDAWSSAPAIVDIGGPSDGYVLPPLDGIGLKFGSGTQKVRAPDPDADRVAASGEGDSLRRLFSPPFGRIDEYRVTEVKTCAYTFTADRRFFSERIGNTLVVSACSGHGYKFGAAVGRRIAQSLDTDDHLTLARWLRAETV from the coding sequence ATGCGGGTGACAATCGTAGGCGCGGGCATCGCCGGTTTGAGTACCGCATGGTCGCTCATCAAGCTGGGACACCACATCACGTTGATCGAGCAGGGCTCGATACCGAATCCGCTCGCGGCGTCGGGCGACCGTCATCGAATGATTCGCCGTGCTTATGGCGACGCCGACGGCTACGCGCGCACCATCGCCGAAGCGTTCGATAGTTGGGATCTGCTGTGGAACGACCTCGGCGTTTCCCACTATGCGAATTGCGGCGTGCTAGGCATTTCGCAATATCCGGGCGACGGCGCGGAGCAATTCCGCATCGGCCTCGACCGGATGGGCTTCGACTACGAGCGGCTCGACGCACGCGAAGCAGCCGCGCGTTACCCGTTCCTCGATCCCGGCACGTTTCGCTACGCTTATCTCGACCAGGACGGCGGCGCGCTGTTCAGCGAGCGTATTGCTCGCGACGTCAAGGCGTGGCTCAAAATGCGCGGCGCCGACATCCGCATGAACACTAAAGCGCTCGCGGTCGATCCGCACGCAGCCACCGCGCAACTCGACGACGACACGATCGTGCGCGGCGACCGGCTCGTCGTCACCGCCGGTGCGTGGACGCTGCGGCTGTTTCCCGCGCTCGCCGGGAAATTGACGACGTATCGCAACGCCGTCGCGTACATGGAACCGCCCGCCGATCTCGAAGACGCATGGTCGAGCGCTCCCGCGATTGTCGATATCGGCGGACCGAGCGACGGCTACGTGTTACCGCCTCTCGACGGCATCGGCCTGAAGTTCGGCTCGGGAACACAAAAGGTGCGCGCGCCGGACCCCGACGCCGATCGCGTTGCCGCATCCGGCGAAGGCGACTCGCTGCGCAGATTGTTTTCGCCGCCGTTTGGCCGCATCGACGAATATCGGGTGACGGAAGTCAAAACGTGCGCGTACACCTTCACCGCCGACCGGCGCTTCTTCTCGGAACGTATCGGCAACACGCTGGTGGTGTCCGCCTGTTCGGGGCACGGTTATAAATTCGGCGCGGCGGTCGGCCGGCGCATCGCACAATCGCTTGATACCGACGACCATCTGACGCTCGCGCGCTGGCTTAGAGCCGAGACCGTTTGA
- a CDS encoding GNAT family N-acetyltransferase — protein sequence MSESIVIRAATPEDFDAWLPLWDAYNAFYGRSGETVLPRDITHITWGRFFDGYEPMHAMVAERNGQLLGLVHFLYHRHTTMAGPICYLQDLYTLDTERGKGVGRALIEAVYARAKADGSQRVYWQTHETNQTAMKLYDNVADRSGFVVYRKAL from the coding sequence ATGTCGGAATCGATCGTGATCCGCGCCGCTACCCCTGAAGACTTCGATGCGTGGCTGCCGCTGTGGGACGCCTATAACGCGTTCTATGGCCGCTCCGGCGAAACGGTTTTGCCGCGCGACATTACGCACATCACGTGGGGACGATTCTTCGACGGCTACGAGCCGATGCATGCAATGGTCGCCGAACGCAACGGCCAGTTGCTTGGCCTGGTGCACTTCCTGTACCACCGTCATACAACGATGGCCGGGCCGATCTGCTATCTGCAAGACCTGTACACGCTCGACACCGAACGCGGCAAAGGCGTGGGCCGCGCGTTGATCGAAGCGGTGTACGCGCGGGCCAAAGCCGATGGTTCGCAACGTGTCTATTGGCAGACTCACGAGACCAATCAAACCGCGATGAAGCTTTACGACAACGTGGCCGATCGATCGGGTTTCGTCGTGTACCGGAAGGCGTTGTGA
- a CDS encoding MFS transporter, translating to MRTIDNTLGDRSSAGVSGPVTRGSIIARLERMPANAMQVRARILIGLATFFDGFDVIAIAATLPILIAKWHLTPWEIGFLIGSGSVGQLIGAFVFPWYAERKGRVRAIALSSGIIGITSIACGFAPTFAVFVALRVIQGLGLGGELPVAATYINEISRAHGRGRFVLLYEIVFPVGLLASNALGAWIVPRFGWQAMYFIGGMPLILFFVLRKLVPESPRWLAERERMVEADAAVQAFERAAKGPLPPVTNSAEFDAMANRHPKRRMADLFGPAYLKRTLAVAMLWITCGFIQYGLSTWLPTIYRTIYHAPLQLALNLAVAASVLGVLGSLTCALLVDKVGRKPIINVSFVACAVSLLLAGVFHESSVYVVATFCAFALGFLACGFITAYVYTPELYPTSIRAMGCGVGGAWLKVAAIFAPAIVSKTMIGGNLQVAFYILAAVPFVAALAVHFLGIETKGKVLEQLEA from the coding sequence ATGAGAACCATCGACAACACATTGGGGGACCGCAGCAGCGCCGGTGTCTCAGGTCCCGTGACCCGGGGCTCGATCATCGCGCGTCTCGAGCGGATGCCGGCGAATGCGATGCAGGTGCGCGCGCGTATCCTGATCGGTCTCGCGACGTTCTTCGACGGCTTCGACGTGATCGCGATCGCGGCCACGCTGCCGATCCTGATCGCGAAGTGGCACCTGACGCCGTGGGAAATCGGCTTTCTGATCGGCTCCGGCTCGGTCGGCCAGTTGATCGGCGCGTTCGTGTTCCCCTGGTACGCGGAACGCAAGGGCCGCGTGCGCGCGATTGCGTTGAGCTCGGGGATTATCGGCATTACGAGTATTGCATGCGGTTTTGCGCCGACGTTCGCCGTATTCGTCGCGCTGCGCGTGATTCAGGGTTTGGGGCTCGGCGGCGAATTGCCGGTGGCCGCGACGTATATCAACGAAATCAGCCGCGCGCATGGGCGTGGGCGTTTCGTGCTGCTGTATGAAATCGTGTTCCCGGTTGGACTGCTGGCGTCGAATGCGCTGGGCGCGTGGATCGTGCCGCGCTTCGGCTGGCAGGCGATGTATTTCATCGGCGGCATGCCGTTGATTCTGTTCTTCGTGCTGCGCAAGCTCGTGCCGGAATCGCCGCGCTGGCTCGCCGAACGTGAGCGGATGGTCGAAGCCGATGCAGCGGTTCAGGCATTCGAACGTGCAGCCAAAGGTCCGTTGCCGCCGGTCACGAATTCCGCCGAATTCGACGCGATGGCGAATCGTCATCCGAAGCGCCGGATGGCCGATCTGTTCGGTCCCGCGTATCTGAAGCGCACGCTGGCCGTCGCGATGTTGTGGATCACGTGCGGCTTCATTCAGTACGGGCTGTCGACGTGGCTGCCGACCATCTATCGCACGATTTATCACGCGCCGCTGCAACTCGCGCTGAATCTGGCGGTGGCCGCTTCGGTGCTCGGCGTGCTCGGTTCGCTGACCTGCGCGTTGCTGGTCGATAAGGTGGGACGCAAGCCGATCATCAACGTGTCGTTCGTGGCGTGCGCTGTTTCGTTGCTGCTGGCTGGGGTGTTCCACGAATCGTCGGTGTATGTTGTCGCGACGTTCTGCGCGTTTGCGCTCGGCTTCCTCGCTTGCGGCTTCATCACGGCTTATGTGTACACGCCGGAACTGTACCCGACCAGCATCCGCGCTATGGGTTGCGGAGTCGGCGGCGCGTGGCTCAAGGTGGCGGCGATTTTCGCACCGGCCATCGTGTCGAAGACGATGATCGGCGGGAATCTGCAGGTGGCGTTTTATATTCTTGCAGCGGTGCCGTTTGTCGCTGCGCTTGCGGTGCATTTCCTGGGGATCGAAACCAAGGGCAAGGTGCTGGAGCAACTGGAGGCTTGA